The proteins below come from a single Lineus longissimus chromosome 5, tnLinLong1.2, whole genome shotgun sequence genomic window:
- the LOC135488358 gene encoding succinate-semialdehyde dehydrogenase, mitochondrial-like, whose translation MDYTALIKDKAFVNGKWTSAASGKTFEVTNPANGAVLGSVPDMDQQDVVEAIKIAHQAFQTWKKTTAKERCAVLKKWYTLMIAEHENLAKLSTAEMGKPVAEGRGEVAYGAGFAEYFAEEAKRSYGDFIPSPVASKRLLAIRQPVGVVAMITPWNFPFATVTRKAAPALAAGCTVVIKPSEETPLSALAICELAEKAGIPPGVLNVVTCSRDNAAPVGKELCKNPLVAAVSFTGSSVVGKYILEESASTVKKVSLELGGNAPFIVFDTADLEKAVGGAMTSKFRAGGQSCVCANRIFVQEGIHDEFVEKLVAAIKGLKVGHGLEAGTTIGPLINVKAVEKVEAHIKDALAKGAKLIIGGKRDAMGEQFFEPTLLTGVTTEMICMHGETFGPVAPIIKFKTEEEVLSIANDCRHGLAGYFYSNNMSQLWRVAEELEVGMVGINEAVLHAVEAPFGGVKESGLGREGSRYGLDEYTEIKYLCFGAI comes from the exons ATGGATTACACCGCACTGATCAAAGACAAAGCGTTTGTCAATGGCAAGTGGACATCGGCGGCGAGCGGGAAGACATTCGAGG TGACGAATCCAGCCAATGGCGCTGTCCTCGGCAGCGTGCCCGACATGGACCAGCAAGATGTGGTAGAGGCCATCAAGATCGCCCACCAGGCTTTCCAGACCTGGAAGAAGACCACGGCAAAG GAGAGATGTGCAGTGTTGAAGAAATGGTACACACTCATGATAGCAGAACACGAAAACCTGGCGAAACTGAGCACCGCAGAGATG GGAAAGCCAGTAGCAGAAGGTAGAGGGGAGGTGGCGTATGGTGCTGGGTTTGCTGAATACTTTGCCGAGGAAGCCAAGAGAAGCTACGGGGACTTCATCCCAAGTCCAGTGGCCAGTAAGAGGCTCTTGGCCATCAGACAACCAGTCGGAGTGGTGGCCATGATCACACCG TGGAACTTTCCGTTCGCCACGGTGACGAGGAAGGCTGCCCCCGCCCTCGCTGCCGGCTGTACAGTCGTCATCAAACCATCTGAGGAGACGCCACTTAGCGCTCTAGCTATATGTGAG TTGGCCGAGAAAGCTGGAATCCCACCTGGTGTACTGAATGTGGTCACGTGCTCGCGAGATAACGCAGCGCCTGTCGGGAAGGAACTGTGCAAGAACCCCCTAGTGGCGGCTGTCTCATTTACTGGATCATCTGTCGTCGGCAAG TATATCCTTGAAGAGTCGGCCAGCACGGTGAAGAAGGTCAGCCTCGAACTGGGCGGCAATGCCCCCTTCATCGTGTTCGACACAGCAGACCTAGAGAAGGCGGTCGGTGGAGCGATGACCTCCAAGTTCAGGGCTGGCGGGCAG TCCTGCGTCTGCGCAAACCGTATCTTCGTCCAGGAAGGCATTCATGATGAATTCGTTGAGAAACTGGTGGCTGCCATCAAAGGTTTGAAGGTGGGACACGGGTTGGAGGCTGGGACAACCATTGGACCATTGATCAATGTCAAGGCGGTGGAGAAG GTTGAGGCCCACATAAAGGATGCACTAGCAAAAGGCGCCAAACTTATCATTGGTGGCAAGAGGGACGCGATGGGTGAACAGTTCTTTGAACCGACACTTCTGACTGGTGTTACTACTGAGATGATTTGCATGCATGGGGAGACATTTGGGCCTGTGGCCCCCATCATCAA ATTTAAAACCGAAGAGGAGGTGCTGTCAATTGCGAATGATTGTCGGCACGGACTAGCCG GTTACTTCTATTCGAACAACATGAGTCAGTTATGGCGGGTAGCAGAGGAGCTAGAAGTTGGCATGGTTGGTATCAACGAGGCCGTGCTGCACGCGGTTGAAGCTCCCTTCGGCGGGGTAAAGGAATCTGGACTTGGCCGGGAGGGATCGAGATACGGACTGGATGAATACACGGAGATCAAATACTTATGTTTCGGCGCAATTTAG